A segment of the Yersinia rochesterensis genome:
CCTGACAACCGTCCCGTTTAATCACTACTGTTTTCACAATGTCGCTCCTGTTTACTGCCGCAAAGGTTATCCACAAGACAACCCGCAGCACATCAGGGTTGCGAGGGGGTGTGGATGATTTTGTGGATAACTACTACATATGGGTTTTTAAATCACTAGAAGCACTATATATAGGTGGCGGTAAACAAGTTTGACTTAGGACAAGGAAAACAGCGTTAGGTTACTCCCTGTTCAGAGCACCCCAAAATAGGCATTTTTATGCCGCCTTTTTGTACAGGACGACATAAGTCAGCGCCACTGCGGATTGGTGGCGGTGATTAAGGGGTTTTAGTTGATGTGATTGTGTGTACAAATTCAGTATAAATTTGATATTTCGCAAGCTGCTGTTAGCTTACTTGAAGCATGATTGGCAATTGAAGGAGAAATGTTACCCCATAAAATGTTCCGCTAACTCAAGATCCCGCCGCGTAAACTCTCTTACAATCTTCCCACTCTCCATCATGGCTGCGCGCTCGGACATGTGTGCGACCACATCACTGTCATGGCTAACCAGCAAATAGGTCATGCCGTGTTCGCGTTTCAAGTGATTGAGTAAGTTGAGAATTTCTGCCTGAACTGACATATCTAATGCTGAAGTCGGCTCATCCAGCAGCAACAGTTTGGGCCGCAATAACAGGGCGCGGGCGATGGCAATCCGCTGGCGCTGGCCGCCGGAGAATTGATGAGGGTAGCGCTGTGCCGCAGAAGCCGGTAAGCCCACTTGCTCTAAAGCTTGATCAATTCGCTGCTGAATATGTTGCTCGCCATGAATC
Coding sequences within it:
- a CDS encoding ABC transporter ATP-binding protein, translating into MALIEVKNLRVSFAQKNQLKTAVESVSFTVEEGETFSLIGASGCGKSTVLRTLAGLQREWQGEITLLGQPLQPGHRFTGQLRKEVQMVFQDPYASLHPQHNIQRTLGEPLKIHGEQHIQQRIDQALEQVGLPASAAQRYPHQFSGGQRQRIAIARALLLRPKLLLLDEPTSALDMSVQAEILNLLNHLKREHGMTYLLVSHDSDVVAHMSERAAMMESGKIVREFTRRDLELAEHFMG